A genomic window from Streptomyces sp. NBC_01264 includes:
- a CDS encoding mevalonate kinase family protein produces MDEVRVYAPGKLLVVGEYAVLHGDRALVVAMDSGIECFSSPCPQGWWLAAPDLGVDAPLGTAGKLASGAGLLVAAVDRGAHAFVQPSPRHLTVQAHGRHGHRKVGLGGSAASVVAIMGALAATAGHDLENPLTRSRLFDLSLAVHREHQHGLGSGADVAATVFGGWLGYQLRDHTPHVAHVAPPPELTISAAWTGVETPTLAGLAAFDRLPNRRRHLDRMHTVLRDFWCAFEQHQRTDLGNAVCRYGELLDDLAQDLQLPTHVQVSKLVRASKAATTAVKGSGAVGGDCVIALCFSSAQSAALRSAWKQVGVSPLHLSPDLRGVRVVRKGRTAPTQPPIATRSGAPPHPESGHAQ; encoded by the coding sequence ATGGATGAAGTGCGCGTCTATGCACCGGGCAAACTGCTCGTGGTCGGCGAGTACGCGGTGCTTCACGGAGATCGTGCCCTGGTGGTGGCGATGGACAGCGGCATCGAGTGCTTCAGCTCGCCTTGCCCCCAAGGGTGGTGGCTCGCCGCCCCAGACCTCGGTGTGGATGCCCCCCTTGGTACCGCGGGGAAACTCGCCTCGGGTGCTGGTCTGCTGGTGGCCGCTGTTGACCGGGGTGCCCATGCTTTCGTTCAACCGTCGCCCCGGCACCTGACCGTTCAGGCGCACGGCCGCCACGGCCACCGCAAGGTCGGACTCGGCGGCAGCGCCGCCAGCGTCGTAGCGATCATGGGGGCTCTGGCCGCTACAGCCGGCCACGACCTGGAGAATCCGCTCACGCGTAGCCGGCTCTTCGACCTGTCGCTCGCCGTGCACCGTGAGCACCAACACGGCCTGGGCAGCGGAGCCGACGTGGCGGCGACCGTATTTGGTGGGTGGCTCGGCTACCAATTGCGAGACCACACCCCACACGTCGCTCACGTTGCCCCGCCCCCCGAGCTCACCATCTCCGCTGCCTGGACCGGTGTGGAAACGCCTACGTTGGCTGGCCTCGCTGCATTCGACCGCCTCCCCAACCGTCGGCGTCACCTCGATCGTATGCATACCGTCCTGAGAGACTTCTGGTGCGCGTTCGAGCAGCATCAGCGAACGGACCTCGGTAATGCCGTTTGCCGCTATGGCGAACTGCTGGACGACCTGGCTCAGGATCTTCAGCTACCAACCCACGTCCAGGTCTCCAAGCTGGTCAGAGCTTCCAAGGCAGCTACCACAGCAGTCAAGGGATCCGGAGCAGTAGGGGGAGACTGCGTAATCGCCCTCTGCTTCTCCTCTGCGCAATCAGCTGCTCTCCGCTCGGCATGGAAGCAAGTCGGAGTCAGTCCGCTGCACCTCTCGCCGGACCTACGCGGCGTGCGCGTGGTACGGAAAGGCAGGACAGCACCCACCCAGCCGCCGATTGCCACACGATCGGGAGCACCACCACATCCGGAATCAGGGCACGCGCAATGA
- a CDS encoding hydroxymethylglutaryl-CoA reductase, degradative encodes MRNQHTRSDDPAPEDTASSTRSAQPASRRAASPANGRTSRYPGFHRLPLGSRVDWLTDMASLTPEERQLLQSDAPLPLTHADTMIENAVAVYGLPYALAVNFVINGTDVIVPMVIEEPSVVAAASHAARLTRSCGGISADADPALMPGQIHITDLSDANASATRVHNASARLLAEARHLQPRMVARGCGACRVTAQALPDGSLLVTFIIDVGDAMGANAVNSLLEDIAPEVVAVTGGTLGVRIISNLADHRMAHAHVDIPDRFLASRDHDASESAERIAQASLLATMSTHRAATHNKGVMNGIDAVALATGQDWRAIEAGVHAFAAHTGSYQPVTTWHHESGQLRGRFEAPIVVGTVGRRIQANPRAALSLKLMGISSARELATVMAAVGLAQNLAALRALTTEGIQRGHMALHQRYATHQSHADQTRT; translated from the coding sequence ATGAGGAACCAACACACCCGTAGTGATGATCCAGCCCCTGAGGACACCGCTTCCAGCACGCGGTCCGCCCAACCTGCAAGCCGCCGCGCAGCATCTCCAGCCAACGGCCGGACATCGCGCTACCCCGGCTTCCACCGTCTGCCCTTGGGTAGCCGGGTCGATTGGCTGACCGACATGGCGAGCCTGACCCCTGAGGAGCGGCAACTACTGCAATCCGACGCGCCACTCCCGCTCACCCATGCCGACACCATGATCGAAAATGCCGTGGCGGTATATGGGCTGCCGTACGCGCTCGCAGTCAACTTCGTGATTAACGGAACCGACGTCATCGTGCCCATGGTGATCGAAGAACCGTCCGTAGTAGCCGCCGCGTCGCACGCCGCCAGACTCACTCGGAGCTGCGGCGGCATCTCTGCTGACGCCGACCCAGCCTTGATGCCAGGGCAGATCCACATCACCGATCTCTCCGACGCAAACGCCTCGGCGACCCGGGTGCACAACGCCTCGGCCCGACTGCTCGCCGAAGCACGCCACCTGCAACCGCGCATGGTGGCCAGAGGATGCGGCGCCTGTCGCGTGACCGCCCAAGCGCTGCCGGACGGCAGCCTACTGGTGACCTTCATCATTGATGTGGGCGACGCCATGGGAGCCAACGCCGTCAACTCCCTGCTGGAAGACATAGCCCCTGAAGTGGTGGCCGTGACCGGAGGAACCCTTGGCGTGAGGATCATCTCCAACCTTGCCGACCACCGCATGGCACATGCACACGTCGACATTCCCGACCGGTTCCTGGCAAGCCGGGACCACGACGCCTCCGAAAGCGCGGAACGCATCGCCCAGGCATCGCTGCTGGCAACGATGAGCACACATCGCGCAGCGACCCACAACAAGGGCGTCATGAACGGCATCGACGCGGTCGCACTGGCCACCGGCCAGGATTGGCGGGCCATAGAAGCCGGAGTACACGCCTTCGCGGCACACACTGGGAGCTACCAGCCGGTAACGACCTGGCACCACGAGAGCGGACAGCTTCGCGGCCGCTTCGAGGCACCCATCGTCGTAGGCACCGTCGGAAGACGAATCCAAGCCAACCCCCGCGCCGCCCTTTCGCTGAAACTGATGGGTATCAGCAGCGCCAGAGAACTCGCGACCGTCATGGCCGCCGTCGGGCTGGCACAGAACCTCGCAGCCCTTCGCGCCCTGACGACAGAAGGCATCCAGCGCGGCCACATGGCACTCCACCAGCGGTACGCCACCCACCAGTCGCACGCGGACCAGACCCGAACATGA
- the mvk gene encoding mevalonate kinase codes for MTVKSMQYVPGKAILLGEHAVLHGQPAIAASLPIGMTLTASSTTHSARRPRCRDPKLRQAVQLATAFFHMDERNISIRIRSALPAGAGLGSSAALSVALVRAIANLHAAELSQTDLLRMATEIECVFHGRSSGLDVCTVLHTGLIWYQPTTIPAMHPLAIPREFALVIGLTTERRSTSTSTTTIEAETARNAPLVERSMTELGTLATLARTAITGGDIAALGQLMNAAHSHLHSLGLATPSTNSAINTARAAGAIGAKLTGAGGGGAFIALAPEPARAPQIEAALNSAGVSTFTTYLPPLTL; via the coding sequence ATGACAGTCAAGAGCATGCAATATGTTCCGGGGAAAGCCATCCTGCTGGGCGAGCACGCCGTGCTTCACGGGCAGCCCGCCATCGCCGCCTCCCTTCCCATCGGCATGACGCTAACTGCCTCAAGCACAACCCACAGCGCCCGCCGCCCCCGCTGCCGAGACCCGAAACTAAGGCAAGCCGTGCAACTTGCCACGGCCTTCTTCCACATGGACGAACGCAACATCAGCATTCGCATCCGCTCCGCGCTGCCGGCCGGTGCCGGCCTCGGCAGCTCTGCCGCGCTGAGCGTCGCCCTGGTGCGCGCGATCGCCAATCTGCATGCAGCAGAGCTCAGTCAGACAGACCTGCTGCGCATGGCAACTGAAATCGAGTGTGTCTTCCACGGCAGGTCATCCGGCTTGGACGTCTGCACGGTGCTGCACACTGGCCTGATCTGGTATCAGCCAACCACCATTCCAGCCATGCATCCCCTGGCCATCCCTCGTGAGTTCGCACTTGTGATAGGCCTCACAACAGAGCGGCGGTCCACCTCCACTTCCACTACCACAATCGAGGCGGAGACCGCTCGAAACGCACCTCTGGTTGAAAGATCCATGACCGAACTGGGCACCCTCGCAACCCTCGCCCGCACTGCCATTACCGGCGGCGACATCGCCGCTCTCGGCCAATTGATGAACGCGGCACACTCCCACCTTCACTCTCTCGGCCTTGCAACGCCGTCTACCAATAGCGCGATCAACACAGCGCGGGCAGCGGGAGCCATAGGAGCCAAACTCACGGGGGCGGGAGGCGGGGGTGCCTTCATCGCCCTCGCACCAGAGCCAGCCCGCGCACCACAGATCGAAGCCGCTCTGAACTCAGCGGGGGTATCCACCTTCACAACATATCTACCACCGCTCACCTTGTGA